A window from Gottschalkiaceae bacterium SANA encodes these proteins:
- a CDS encoding RNA-binding S4 domain-containing protein: MRIDKYLKNARIIKRRTVAKEACDQGRVLVNERKAKPGTEVVPGDRIELRLGSKVLTVEVMLCLDHATKQTAETMYEVIGD; encoded by the coding sequence ATGAGAATTGACAAATATTTAAAAAATGCACGAATTATCAAGCGGAGGACTGTAGCCAAAGAGGCTTGCGATCAGGGACGTGTTTTAGTCAATGAAAGAAAAGCGAAGCCGGGAACGGAAGTTGTACCAGGTGACCGCATTGAGTTGCGATTGGGTTCGAAGGTGTTGACTGTGGAGGTTATGCTTTGTTTGGATCATGCGACCAAGCAAACGGCCGAGACTATGTATGAGGTAATTGGTGACTGA
- the ftsH_2 gene encoding ATP-dependent zinc metalloprotease FtsH has product MPKYFRGVGMYLLVFLVIILIASMTSNQFEAAEELSYNVLLEKIEAGEVDGDLVAVGDEVQGTLVDGTNVTASIPDFDKDYYDSLNLEGSDVNLVVRQPQGDPLWLTILSPLLMVGFFAVIWYLFMRQSQGGGGKGAMNFGKSKARMVESGSTNVSFADVAGLEEEKEELAEIVDFLSHPKRYIQLGARIPKGILMIGPPGTGKTYLSKAVAGEAGVPFFSISGSDFVEMFVGVGASRVRDLFEQAKKNSPCIIFIDEIDAVGRRRGAGVGGGHDEREQTLNQLLVEMDGFGVNEGVIVMAATNRPDILDPAILRPGRFDRQVRVGIPDIKGREAILKVHCRNKPMHKDINLKTLAKRTIGFTPADLENLLNEAALLSARENLLEIPMRVAEEAITKVIAGPEKKSHVRSAEENRLVAFHEAGHAVVSQYLSHVDKVHMVTIMPRGSAGGFTMHLPDKDKRFISKRDMEEQLVVLLGGRVAEELVLDDISTGASNDIERVTATARAMVTHYGMNDEMGPMTYGKESNEVFLGRDIARSQDYSDETASKIDKEMRQIVDEAYRICRQLLTDHMDKVHAVADLLLEKETITADEFSAIFNEGEALPVASATEAKPEKKELKVEGSNQDPIGDPAFTTAMEIDEE; this is encoded by the coding sequence ATGCCGAAGTATTTTCGAGGAGTTGGAATGTATCTGTTGGTCTTTTTAGTGATTATTTTGATCGCTTCCATGACCAGCAATCAGTTTGAAGCAGCAGAAGAATTAAGTTATAATGTCTTGTTAGAGAAAATCGAAGCGGGAGAAGTCGATGGCGATTTGGTAGCAGTAGGTGATGAGGTTCAGGGAACCTTGGTTGACGGGACCAATGTGACTGCCAGTATTCCAGATTTTGATAAAGACTATTACGATTCATTGAATTTAGAAGGTAGTGATGTGAATCTGGTGGTGCGGCAACCCCAGGGTGATCCTTTATGGTTGACGATTTTGTCTCCACTTTTGATGGTCGGTTTTTTCGCGGTAATTTGGTATCTTTTTATGCGTCAATCTCAGGGTGGCGGTGGAAAAGGTGCCATGAATTTTGGCAAGTCTAAGGCACGTATGGTTGAATCGGGTTCTACCAATGTGAGTTTTGCCGATGTGGCAGGTTTGGAAGAAGAAAAGGAAGAATTGGCGGAAATTGTTGATTTCCTTAGTCATCCAAAGCGATATATTCAATTGGGTGCCCGCATTCCAAAAGGGATATTAATGATTGGTCCTCCGGGAACGGGGAAAACCTATCTTTCAAAAGCGGTAGCTGGAGAAGCTGGCGTTCCATTTTTTAGCATCAGTGGGTCCGATTTTGTCGAAATGTTTGTCGGGGTGGGTGCTTCACGTGTTCGTGATCTCTTCGAGCAAGCAAAGAAAAATTCTCCATGTATTATCTTTATTGATGAAATTGATGCAGTTGGACGCCGTCGTGGCGCCGGTGTTGGTGGTGGTCACGATGAACGTGAGCAAACCCTAAATCAATTATTGGTAGAAATGGATGGATTTGGTGTGAATGAAGGCGTGATTGTTATGGCAGCAACAAATCGTCCGGATATTTTAGATCCTGCTATTCTCCGCCCAGGTCGCTTTGACCGTCAGGTGCGGGTAGGTATTCCAGACATCAAGGGACGAGAGGCAATTTTAAAAGTTCATTGCCGTAACAAACCGATGCACAAGGATATCAACTTGAAAACATTGGCCAAGCGAACCATTGGTTTTACACCGGCTGATTTAGAGAATCTCTTAAATGAAGCGGCGCTCCTTTCAGCGCGTGAAAACCTGCTAGAGATTCCCATGCGAGTTGCCGAGGAAGCCATTACCAAAGTAATTGCTGGTCCGGAGAAAAAGAGCCATGTTCGATCTGCGGAAGAAAATCGACTGGTGGCCTTCCATGAAGCGGGTCATGCCGTTGTTAGTCAATATCTCTCTCATGTAGACAAGGTGCATATGGTTACGATTATGCCGCGTGGAAGCGCAGGTGGATTTACCATGCATTTACCAGACAAGGACAAGCGATTTATTTCCAAGCGAGATATGGAAGAGCAATTGGTGGTCTTATTGGGTGGACGTGTTGCGGAAGAACTGGTCTTGGACGATATCTCCACGGGTGCTTCAAATGATATTGAACGTGTAACCGCTACGGCAAGAGCCATGGTCACTCATTATGGAATGAATGATGAAATGGGTCCAATGACTTACGGTAAAGAATCCAATGAAGTCTTTTTGGGGCGTGATATCGCAAGGTCTCAAGACTATAGTGATGAAACGGCTTCAAAGATTGATAAAGAAATGCGTCAAATTGTTGATGAAGCCTATCGTATATGCCGTCAATTGCTGACGGATCATATGGATAAGGTTCATGCGGTTGCAGATCTGCTTCTCGAGAAGGAAACCATAACGGCCGACGAGTTCAGTGCAATTTTCAACGAAGGGGAAGCCCTACCTGTTGCGAGTGCGACGGAGGCCAAACCAGAGAAGAAAGAACTGAAAGTAGAAGGTTCAAATCAGGATCCAATCGGGGATCCAGCCTTTACAACTGCAATGGAAATTGATGAAGAATAG
- a CDS encoding HU family DNA-binding protein, whose protein sequence is MNKAQLIAKMADKCGLSKKDSEAALNAFIESVEEALIAEEKVQLVGFGTFEVRERKAREGRNPRNPAESIQIPASKAPVFKVGKTLKAKVNK, encoded by the coding sequence ATGAACAAGGCACAACTCATTGCTAAAATGGCAGACAAATGTGGTTTAAGCAAAAAAGATTCAGAAGCAGCTTTGAATGCATTCATTGAGAGCGTAGAGGAAGCGTTAATTGCGGAAGAAAAAGTTCAATTGGTTGGATTTGGTACATTCGAAGTTCGTGAGCGTAAAGCACGTGAAGGTCGTAACCCAAGGAACCCAGCGGAATCGATTCAAATTCCTGCATCGAAAGCACCTGTTTTCAAAGTTGGTAAGACTTTGAAAGCGAAAGTAAACAAATAG
- the hpt_2 gene encoding hypoxanthine phosphoribosyltransferase: protein MKRDIKEVLLSEEVLQKRVSELGAQITKDYPDGDLMVICVLKGAVLFMSDLVKAIDRPLEMDFMAVSSYGNSTESSGIVKIVKDLNSSIEGRNVLIVEDIIDSGLTLKYLLRILKEREPASLKVCALLEREGQTTGHTFDYTGFVVADGFLVGYGLDYSEKYRNLPYIGILDPSVYE, encoded by the coding sequence ATGAAGAGGGATATTAAAGAGGTATTATTGTCAGAAGAAGTGTTGCAAAAAAGAGTGAGTGAGCTGGGTGCTCAAATCACTAAGGATTATCCGGATGGAGACTTGATGGTAATCTGTGTATTAAAAGGCGCCGTTCTTTTTATGAGTGATTTGGTTAAGGCGATTGATCGTCCTCTTGAGATGGACTTTATGGCAGTTTCTAGCTACGGCAACTCAACGGAATCTTCTGGAATTGTAAAAATTGTAAAAGATTTGAATTCTAGTATTGAGGGTAGAAATGTATTGATCGTAGAAGACATTATTGATAGTGGTTTGACCTTGAAGTACTTGCTTCGGATCCTTAAGGAACGCGAACCAGCTTCGTTGAAAGTCTGTGCACTTTTGGAAAGAGAAGGACAAACAACGGGTCACACTTTTGATTATACGGGATTCGTTGTAGCTGACGGATTCTTGGTGGGATATGGATTGGATTATTCAGAAAAATATCGAAATCTGCCCTATATTGGAATTTTAGACCCATCGGTCTATGAATAA
- the mazG gene encoding nucleoside triphosphate pyrophosphohydrolase, with protein MNTITIVGLGPGRIDDMTVAAYRALFETEGKKFFRTLKHPVAEAAVEAGVILTSFDNFYEELDSLAEVEDKIYQKLLEEGQKQENLFYFVLGHPIFGENVVKMLTSSDLKDKIRIEFLGGISQIDAAMTVIAQDFSEGCQIIEASQFDSRMIDFQQGILITNIDDEGLLSELGVQLTESYGDEQEVLVIDHPMDPSEKVQRISLMNLYQVKCSHLTSVYVPKVVDQTRFGFRDLIAIIERLRSPGGCPWDREQTHESLRANLLEEAYEVIEAINQQDDTNLEEELGDVLLQIVFHGLIAEEDGFFTLLDITTGICEKMIRRHPHVFAGESIQTTDGVLKRWEEIKADEKSQRVQSQRMKELPEALPMLVRSRKVQKKAAEIGFDWPDAQGPMQKLQEELEEFQEALRLNQTDEMEMEFGDLLFAIVNVSRFYKIHPELALKRATDKFIRRFSWMENEAEKRGLEMETLGLEALDALWDKCKQEE; from the coding sequence ATGAATACGATTACGATAGTGGGTCTAGGGCCTGGACGGATCGATGATATGACTGTTGCTGCATATCGCGCTTTGTTTGAAACAGAGGGCAAGAAGTTTTTTCGCACGCTTAAGCATCCAGTTGCCGAGGCGGCAGTGGAGGCTGGAGTCATATTGACGAGTTTCGACAACTTCTATGAAGAGTTGGATTCCTTGGCAGAAGTCGAGGATAAAATCTATCAAAAGCTCCTAGAAGAAGGACAAAAACAAGAAAATCTCTTTTACTTTGTTCTAGGACATCCAATTTTTGGTGAAAACGTCGTGAAAATGTTGACTTCATCGGATTTGAAGGATAAAATAAGGATAGAATTTCTTGGTGGAATCAGCCAGATTGATGCTGCAATGACCGTAATTGCACAAGATTTTTCAGAAGGATGTCAAATTATTGAAGCTTCGCAATTTGATTCTCGAATGATTGATTTCCAACAAGGGATCCTGATCACCAATATTGACGATGAAGGATTGTTGTCAGAGCTTGGCGTTCAGCTGACGGAAAGTTATGGCGATGAACAAGAAGTGTTGGTGATTGATCATCCCATGGATCCATCAGAGAAGGTTCAACGTATTTCTTTGATGAACCTTTATCAAGTGAAGTGTTCTCATTTAACATCGGTGTATGTGCCGAAGGTTGTGGATCAAACACGCTTTGGTTTTCGAGACCTGATTGCCATAATTGAGCGATTGAGAAGTCCGGGCGGTTGCCCATGGGATCGGGAACAAACCCATGAATCTTTGAGAGCTAATTTGCTAGAAGAAGCCTATGAGGTGATCGAAGCAATTAACCAACAAGATGATACGAATCTAGAAGAAGAACTAGGAGACGTATTGTTGCAGATTGTATTTCACGGCTTGATTGCGGAAGAAGACGGTTTTTTTACCCTTTTGGACATAACGACCGGAATCTGCGAGAAAATGATTCGACGTCATCCGCATGTTTTCGCGGGGGAATCGATTCAAACTACGGATGGTGTTCTCAAGCGCTGGGAAGAGATCAAAGCAGACGAAAAGTCGCAACGGGTTCAATCACAGCGAATGAAAGAATTGCCTGAAGCTTTGCCAATGCTTGTTCGGAGTCGAAAGGTTCAGAAAAAGGCGGCGGAGATTGGTTTTGATTGGCCGGATGCTCAGGGTCCCATGCAAAAATTGCAGGAGGAACTTGAAGAATTCCAAGAGGCTCTTCGATTGAATCAAACCGATGAAATGGAGATGGAATTTGGCGATTTGCTCTTTGCGATTGTCAACGTTTCACGTTTTTACAAGATCCATCCCGAGCTTGCGCTGAAACGGGCTACGGATAAGTTTATTCGTCGATTCAGCTGGATGGAGAACGAAGCGGAAAAAAGAGGCTTAGAAATGGAAACTCTGGGTTTGGAAGCCTTGGATGCGCTTTGGGATAAATGCAAGCAGGAAGAGTAA
- a CDS encoding peptidylprolyl isomerase encodes MKKRVVAIFMVILMVVPGVLAACSAAQEGQSAPETEAVTNVATINGVDLPLGEFESFFAFNKKYVEVIGYITPEMWTEDAGNGMTYERQYLDSMVAQYVQQKTLELSALDMGISVTDEEVQAELDSIKADEELKANYEEFLTNTGIDEVYYQELLKQQLLIEKYDTQLRSEVEIADVDVQAFYDANAASYEQVWARHILVESQEEADAIYERAVAGEDFATLAKENSIGPSAETGGDLGYFSRGQMVPEFELAAFSTEAGEISAPVSTQFGWHVIKVEDRLDPSFEEYQDQIKTQLAGENISASISKIIEAAEVTTYPIYDVLLGEGAGILETATEETATEETEESTQE; translated from the coding sequence ATGAAAAAGAGAGTAGTAGCGATATTCATGGTGATTCTGATGGTCGTACCAGGTGTGTTGGCGGCATGTTCAGCAGCACAAGAAGGACAATCAGCACCAGAAACAGAAGCAGTGACGAATGTGGCAACAATTAATGGCGTTGATCTGCCATTGGGGGAATTTGAAAGCTTCTTTGCCTTTAATAAAAAATATGTAGAAGTGATCGGTTACATTACACCAGAGATGTGGACAGAGGATGCTGGCAACGGCATGACTTATGAACGTCAATATTTGGACTCTATGGTTGCGCAATACGTTCAGCAAAAGACCTTGGAACTATCGGCCTTGGATATGGGAATTTCCGTAACCGATGAAGAGGTACAGGCGGAACTTGATTCGATTAAAGCCGATGAGGAATTAAAAGCCAATTACGAAGAGTTCTTAACCAATACTGGAATCGATGAAGTTTATTACCAGGAATTGTTGAAGCAACAATTATTGATTGAGAAATACGATACACAATTGCGTAGTGAAGTAGAGATTGCTGATGTGGATGTTCAGGCTTTTTATGACGCCAATGCAGCAAGCTACGAACAAGTTTGGGCACGTCATATTCTTGTTGAGTCTCAAGAGGAAGCGGACGCAATTTATGAGCGAGCTGTAGCAGGGGAAGACTTTGCAACCTTGGCTAAAGAAAATTCAATTGGACCAAGCGCTGAAACTGGCGGAGACTTGGGCTATTTTTCTCGGGGACAAATGGTGCCTGAATTTGAACTGGCTGCTTTCAGTACAGAGGCTGGAGAAATTTCAGCTCCTGTATCCACACAATTTGGCTGGCATGTAATCAAGGTGGAAGATCGATTAGATCCAAGCTTTGAAGAATATCAGGATCAAATTAAGACACAATTGGCTGGTGAGAATATTTCGGCAAGTATTTCGAAAATTATTGAGGCAGCTGAAGTGACAACATACCCAATCTATGATGTGCTTCTAGGCGAGGGTGCCGGCATCCTTGAAACTGCAACAGAAGAAACTGCAACAGAAGAAACGGAAGAATCAACACAAGAATAG
- a CDS encoding S1 domain-containing RNA-binding protein produces MQLKENEIVEGVITGVAKFGLFIDVGAPKSGLVHISEVSYQYIEELSGLYKVGDKVKVKVLTIGNDGKISLSIRQTEKRPERKPSEGRPSAKPTGRPNGKPSGERNFSRKPQGKKPFPPRNREYKPATFEDKLEAYLKDSNERNEFKKKPTRTKRGYQTRD; encoded by the coding sequence ATGCAGCTGAAAGAGAATGAGATTGTTGAAGGTGTTATAACAGGGGTCGCAAAATTCGGATTATTTATTGATGTTGGAGCACCTAAATCAGGATTGGTTCATATTTCTGAGGTATCCTATCAATACATAGAGGAATTGTCTGGCTTGTATAAAGTGGGTGACAAAGTCAAGGTAAAAGTATTAACCATTGGCAATGACGGGAAGATTAGTTTGTCGATTCGACAAACTGAAAAGCGACCGGAGCGGAAACCTAGTGAAGGAAGACCATCGGCTAAGCCGACAGGCAGGCCGAACGGAAAACCGTCAGGAGAACGTAATTTTAGTAGAAAACCACAGGGAAAGAAACCATTTCCCCCTCGAAATCGTGAGTATAAACCTGCGACTTTTGAAGATAAATTAGAAGCTTACCTTAAAGACAGCAATGAGCGAAATGAATTTAAAAAGAAACCTACGCGAACAAAGCGTGGGTATCAAACTCGTGATTAA
- the tilS gene encoding tRNA lysidine(34) synthetase TilS: MMKKASQTIQWIQNQIKEDQCAIVALSGGPDSALLLELTCMAAAGGGFPVLAAHLNHGLRDEANQEEEALRILCQARKIPFYSKRVACAAFAAEHHLTLEEAGRNLRYEFFASIRKENPGWILTGHHRNDQVETILFHLFRGAGARGLRGIPAIEAPVLRPLHEWKREEILAACREKNIAYFIDKTNESTVYTRNWIRHELIPLLENRFDQGVVDRIVQTSELIAQDDDYLQFMAQQAFTQAVVFEAGGIALNRDLLKSMELPILSRVLFLALEKQFGSRKDVTSSQIQQAIKLIRQGQTGNLFQFSMNRGFLIGSQAIYWGVGEKEQPFSISLCVPGETRVPGGIVYAEWEKNAQEASDPFTIEIDYDKIKSSLFWRTRQSGDWFFLPQKQGRKKLKRFWIDEKIPQHQRVSWPLLAVNDQILWIAGQRKCVERPQAGARVLRISWRRFEGGHHEEGY; this comes from the coding sequence ATGATGAAAAAAGCAAGCCAAACCATTCAATGGATTCAAAATCAAATTAAGGAAGATCAATGCGCCATTGTCGCTTTATCTGGAGGACCGGATTCTGCACTTCTGCTGGAGTTGACCTGTATGGCCGCTGCAGGGGGTGGATTTCCGGTACTTGCTGCACATCTGAATCATGGATTGAGAGATGAGGCCAATCAGGAAGAGGAAGCCTTACGCATCTTATGCCAAGCGCGAAAGATTCCTTTTTATTCAAAGCGAGTGGCGTGTGCGGCCTTTGCGGCAGAACATCACTTAACTCTTGAGGAAGCGGGACGGAATTTGCGATATGAGTTTTTTGCCTCAATCCGTAAGGAAAATCCTGGTTGGATTTTGACAGGCCATCATCGGAACGATCAGGTGGAAACCATTTTGTTTCATCTGTTTCGCGGTGCGGGTGCTCGGGGATTGCGCGGTATTCCAGCGATTGAAGCACCGGTTTTGCGTCCTTTGCATGAGTGGAAACGAGAGGAAATCCTTGCGGCATGCCGGGAAAAGAACATTGCCTATTTTATTGACAAGACCAATGAATCCACAGTATATACGCGTAATTGGATTCGGCATGAACTGATTCCCCTGCTCGAAAATCGCTTTGACCAAGGGGTGGTTGACCGGATTGTACAGACCAGTGAGCTCATTGCCCAGGATGATGACTACCTGCAGTTTATGGCTCAACAGGCCTTTACCCAAGCCGTAGTTTTTGAGGCAGGTGGCATTGCTTTAAATCGTGATTTGCTTAAATCCATGGAATTGCCGATCCTTTCCCGTGTGCTTTTTCTTGCATTGGAAAAGCAATTTGGTAGTCGAAAAGATGTAACAAGTAGTCAGATCCAGCAGGCAATCAAGTTGATTCGCCAAGGACAGACGGGAAACCTATTTCAATTTTCAATGAATCGAGGCTTTTTGATTGGAAGTCAAGCGATTTATTGGGGCGTGGGAGAAAAGGAACAACCCTTTTCAATTTCCTTATGTGTTCCAGGCGAAACCCGAGTACCGGGGGGAATTGTCTATGCGGAGTGGGAAAAAAATGCACAAGAAGCTTCAGATCCATTTACCATTGAAATCGATTATGATAAAATAAAGAGCAGCTTATTTTGGCGGACAAGGCAGTCGGGGGACTGGTTTTTCTTGCCACAAAAACAGGGCAGAAAAAAGTTGAAGCGGTTTTGGATTGATGAGAAGATCCCGCAGCATCAACGAGTATCCTGGCCATTACTGGCAGTTAACGACCAAATCTTATGGATTGCTGGTCAGAGGAAATGTGTTGAACGTCCTCAAGCGGGAGCGCGCGTGTTGCGTATCTCTTGGAGGCGTTTTGAAGGAGGACATCATGAAGAGGGATATTAA
- the mfd gene encoding transcription-repair coupling factor — translation MQGLWGKITEQTKAYADITHAIDNGSFPISLHGLSEEALFQLFARYADECQVVLVFSQDHQARAARTMIQSFVTGIVHYFPARPTYFYDIEAFSHENMNQRLRTLHHLQRGSKGIYVTCTEAMMNPMLPKKQYGELRLVVGQMIEPQKVIESLVKLGYRRETMIEGPGQFSARGGIIDCFPSDAEDPLRLEFFDIEIDSIRSFDLGTQRSFENSQEALIPAAVEFILTQDQRQRVAVGIEKDLAETTKKEKHGAERTKRVEKFEKVIHQIESDLPLPSAALCYPYLEESESLLNWLQADAVLVLEEPDRILEAGRDQQHQFHHRLEELHLAGETLSRHAEALLPFEQLPLENRRLITSTRLLKNSRFFAPKALVQVRTKANPVFHRKFELLAQETKRLLARDGTVVFFTGSTERALALKQYLEEARIPVLSDFQTQPGFVTISKESLNQGFEYIDEKIFLFGEAEVYGGSKRKRRKREKEKSRRIETFMDLKVGDYVVHEEFGIGQYQGIEQKVILGIKRDYLIVQYRGTDRLYVPVDQMQILQKFIGGDAGSPRLNKMGSDDWKRTKQTARKAIEIMARELLEHYAKRESVKGYAFSDDNEWQRQFEDLFPYEETQDQLQCIEEIKSDMQKPSPMDRLLCGDVGYGKTEVALRAAFKAVLDGKQVAILVPTTILAQQHYNTFLSRFQEFPVKVEMLSRFRTAKQQQSIFRDVKAGNIDVIVGTHRILSKNLQYKDLGLLIVDEEQRFGVRHKEAMKMMKASVDVLTLSATPIPRTLHMSMIGVRDLSVIDEPPEERLPVQTFVVEYQEELVRDAIRRELEREGQVYFVFNRVKGIRSMQGKLQKLIPEARIAVAHGQMGERELEAVMVAFLDGEIDVLISTTIIETGMDIPNVNTMIIFDADRLGLSQLYQLRGRIGRSNRLAFAYFTFQKNKVLSEVAEKRLKAIREFTEFGAGFKIAMRDLEIRGAGNLLGAEQHGHMASIGYDLYVKYLEQAVSLYTGSLELGSEESESKLELQVDAYIPDEYIQDAEQKIRMYKRIATIESTADYSEILDELIDRFGEPPAALINLMRIAKVRAGAKHAGFSTISHTKKGVVMNFAKALSFTPELGKMLMDHYARMVDFDLSTEFPKIFLLKRDCTAEEALLLMEEAVGMICEFFKN, via the coding sequence TTTCCGATTTCCTTGCATGGATTGTCGGAGGAGGCTTTATTTCAACTCTTTGCCCGATATGCTGATGAGTGTCAAGTGGTTCTGGTTTTTTCCCAGGACCATCAAGCGCGGGCGGCGAGGACCATGATTCAAAGTTTTGTGACGGGAATTGTGCATTATTTTCCGGCACGTCCAACTTATTTTTATGATATTGAAGCATTCAGTCACGAGAATATGAATCAACGGCTTCGTACCTTGCATCATTTGCAGCGGGGAAGCAAGGGCATCTATGTAACCTGTACGGAAGCAATGATGAATCCCATGCTGCCCAAGAAACAATACGGGGAGTTGCGGCTGGTCGTAGGTCAGATGATTGAACCGCAGAAAGTCATTGAATCTTTGGTAAAATTAGGGTATCGGCGAGAAACGATGATCGAAGGTCCTGGCCAGTTTAGCGCTCGGGGCGGGATTATTGATTGTTTTCCGTCGGATGCGGAAGACCCGTTACGGTTGGAGTTTTTCGACATTGAAATCGATTCAATTCGAAGTTTTGACTTGGGAACTCAACGGTCCTTTGAAAATAGCCAGGAAGCTTTGATTCCGGCGGCTGTAGAATTTATCTTGACCCAGGATCAAAGACAGCGGGTTGCCGTGGGGATCGAAAAGGACTTGGCCGAAACAACCAAAAAAGAAAAGCACGGAGCAGAGCGAACCAAGCGGGTGGAAAAGTTTGAGAAGGTGATCCACCAGATCGAAAGCGATTTGCCCCTTCCCAGTGCGGCCCTTTGCTACCCTTATTTAGAGGAGTCAGAAAGTTTGCTGAACTGGTTGCAGGCCGATGCGGTCCTTGTGTTAGAGGAACCGGATCGAATTTTGGAAGCTGGACGGGATCAGCAGCATCAATTCCACCATCGATTGGAGGAGTTGCATCTTGCCGGCGAGACTTTGTCCCGCCATGCGGAGGCACTATTGCCTTTCGAACAATTGCCCCTGGAAAATCGTCGACTGATCACCTCGACTCGATTGTTGAAAAACAGTCGATTCTTTGCGCCCAAGGCACTGGTGCAAGTACGGACAAAAGCCAATCCGGTTTTTCATCGTAAATTTGAGCTTTTAGCCCAAGAGACAAAGCGGCTTTTGGCGCGAGATGGCACCGTGGTCTTTTTTACGGGGAGTACGGAAAGAGCGCTTGCTTTAAAACAGTATTTGGAAGAGGCGCGGATTCCCGTTCTATCTGACTTTCAAACGCAGCCGGGATTTGTTACCATAAGCAAGGAATCCTTGAATCAGGGATTTGAGTATATTGATGAGAAAATATTTCTCTTTGGTGAAGCTGAAGTTTATGGCGGAAGCAAACGCAAACGTCGGAAACGAGAAAAAGAGAAAAGTCGTCGAATTGAAACCTTTATGGATTTAAAGGTGGGCGATTATGTCGTTCATGAGGAATTTGGAATCGGTCAATACCAAGGCATTGAACAAAAGGTGATTTTGGGAATCAAACGGGATTATTTGATTGTGCAGTATCGAGGTACAGATCGTCTTTATGTACCTGTGGATCAAATGCAAATTCTTCAAAAGTTCATTGGTGGAGATGCGGGGTCACCGCGGCTTAACAAGATGGGTTCGGACGATTGGAAACGGACCAAACAAACGGCTAGGAAGGCCATTGAGATTATGGCTCGAGAATTGCTGGAGCACTACGCCAAGCGGGAATCGGTGAAGGGATATGCCTTCAGCGATGACAACGAATGGCAGCGCCAGTTCGAGGATCTCTTTCCCTACGAAGAAACCCAGGATCAATTGCAATGTATAGAGGAAATTAAGTCCGACATGCAAAAACCAAGCCCAATGGATCGCCTGCTTTGCGGCGATGTTGGCTATGGGAAAACAGAGGTTGCTTTGCGGGCTGCTTTCAAGGCTGTTCTTGATGGAAAACAGGTGGCTATTTTGGTGCCGACCACCATTTTGGCACAGCAGCACTATAACACCTTTCTTTCTCGTTTTCAGGAATTTCCAGTAAAAGTGGAGATGCTGAGTCGATTCCGTACGGCCAAGCAGCAGCAGTCGATTTTTCGGGATGTGAAGGCTGGAAATATTGATGTGATTGTTGGTACCCATCGAATTCTCTCAAAAAATTTGCAATATAAGGATCTGGGTCTTTTGATTGTGGATGAGGAACAACGATTCGGGGTTCGTCACAAAGAGGCCATGAAAATGATGAAGGCTTCAGTAGATGTACTGACCTTGTCAGCGACGCCTATTCCCAGGACCTTGCATATGTCTATGATTGGGGTGCGTGATCTCTCTGTGATCGATGAGCCACCAGAAGAGCGACTGCCGGTACAGACCTTTGTTGTCGAGTACCAAGAGGAACTGGTGCGTGATGCGATACGACGCGAATTGGAGCGGGAAGGTCAGGTGTACTTTGTCTTCAACCGCGTGAAAGGAATTCGGTCCATGCAGGGGAAACTGCAAAAATTGATTCCGGAAGCGAGGATCGCCGTCGCCCATGGGCAGATGGGGGAACGGGAACTGGAAGCCGTGATGGTTGCCTTTTTAGACGGAGAAATCGATGTCTTGATCAGCACCACAATTATTGAAACCGGTATGGATATTCCTAATGTCAATACCATGATTATCTTCGACGCCGATCGATTGGGGCTTTCTCAATTGTATCAATTGCGGGGACGGATTGGCCGTTCCAATCGGCTTGCCTTTGCCTATTTCACTTTTCAAAAGAATAAGGTTTTGTCCGAGGTAGCGGAGAAACGATTGAAAGCAATTCGGGAGTTCACGGAATTCGGAGCGGGCTTCAAGATTGCCATGCGGGATTTGGAAATCCGAGGTGCGGGAAATTTGTTGGGGGCTGAACAACATGGTCATATGGCTTCCATTGGATATGATCTCTATGTGAAGTATTTGGAGCAGGCAGTGAGCCTTTATACGGGAAGTTTGGAATTGGGATCAGAAGAAAGCGAATCCAAACTGGAATTGCAGGTGGACGCCTACATTCCTGATGAATATATTCAGGATGCGGAGCAGAAAATTCGAATGTACAAACGCATAGCGACGATTGAGTCAACGGCGGATTATTCCGAGATTTTAGATGAACTGATTGATCGATTCGGTGAACCGCCAGCAGCATTAATTAATCTGATGCGGATTGCCAAGGTGCGTGCGGGTGCAAAGCACGCGGGATTCTCTACAATTTCTCATACCAAGAAGGGTGTTGTGATGAATTTTGCCAAGGCTTTGTCCTTTACGCCGGAACTGGGCAAGATGTTGATGGATCATTATGCACGCATGGTAGATTTTGACTTATCGACGGAATTTCCAAAGATCTTTTTACTCAAGCGAGACTGTACAGCCGAGGAAGCTTTACTTCTAATGGAAGAAGCTGTGGGGATGATCTGTGAATTTTTTAAGAATTGA